One region of Longimicrobium sp. genomic DNA includes:
- the otsB gene encoding trehalose-phosphatase — MPAWRDAWTRSGQLVLLLDFDGTLAPIVARPEMAEIPRRTRRALDSLMALPGVTVAVVSGRGLADVRERAAIPGIAYAGNHGMEIEGAGLHRIHPEAAAARPELEVVAREIGYVLGAIDGAFVEDKGLTLSIHYRQAAEREAEVRNAVHGAADGRPGLQVTEGKMVLEVRPRVEWDKGRAVLFLLDQMRPPEGAPVLYLGDDRTDEDAFRALASWGASAEGVLIADPLPAESAARSYLRDPAEVGELFEALAAGR, encoded by the coding sequence GTGCCGGCCTGGCGCGATGCGTGGACTCGTAGCGGCCAACTGGTGCTGCTGCTGGATTTCGACGGAACGCTGGCGCCCATCGTGGCGCGTCCGGAGATGGCCGAAATTCCCAGGCGTACCCGGCGCGCGCTCGATTCTCTGATGGCGCTGCCCGGCGTGACGGTCGCGGTCGTCAGCGGGCGGGGGCTGGCTGACGTGAGGGAGCGCGCGGCCATTCCGGGGATCGCCTACGCGGGGAACCACGGGATGGAGATCGAGGGCGCGGGGCTGCACCGCATCCATCCCGAAGCCGCCGCCGCGCGTCCCGAACTGGAAGTGGTGGCGCGGGAGATCGGCTACGTGCTGGGGGCGATCGACGGCGCGTTCGTCGAAGACAAGGGGCTGACGCTGAGCATCCACTACCGCCAGGCGGCAGAGCGCGAGGCGGAGGTGCGGAACGCCGTCCATGGCGCGGCGGACGGGCGGCCGGGGCTCCAGGTGACGGAGGGGAAGATGGTGCTGGAGGTGCGGCCCCGCGTGGAGTGGGACAAGGGCCGCGCCGTGCTCTTTCTCCTGGACCAGATGCGCCCGCCGGAAGGAGCGCCCGTGCTGTACCTGGGCGACGACCGCACCGACGAGGATGCGTTCCGCGCGCTGGCAAGCTGGGGCGCCTCCGCAGAGGGCGTGCTCATCGCCGATCCGCTCCCCGCCGAGAGTGCCGCGCGCTCGTACCTGCGCGACCCGGCGGAGGTGGGCGAGTTGTTCGAGGCGCTCGCCGCCGGCCGGTGA
- the cmk gene encoding (d)CMP kinase, which translates to MTENRRPDGIIIALDGPAGSGKSSTAKAVAERLGYRHLDSGAFYRAITYAALQAGIDADRWETLSGDELDRLDVHGVPGERGYVMMVGGRDVSAEIRTPRVNEHVSRMAAVPTVREWLMDALRESGARGGLVADGRDIGTVVFPEAELKAYLIADAEERARRRLMEQGEADLSEQHVRVEAARLQGRDELDSNRAAAPLRQAEDAVVIDTTHLTLEQQVQRIVELARERGGVDPNGEVA; encoded by the coding sequence ATGACCGAAAACAGACGCCCCGACGGGATCATCATCGCGCTGGACGGCCCCGCGGGCTCCGGCAAGAGCTCCACCGCCAAGGCCGTCGCCGAGCGGCTGGGCTACCGGCACCTGGACTCGGGCGCCTTCTACCGCGCCATCACCTATGCCGCCCTGCAGGCCGGCATCGACGCCGACCGCTGGGAAACGCTCTCGGGCGACGAGCTGGACCGGCTGGACGTGCACGGCGTTCCCGGCGAGCGCGGCTACGTGATGATGGTCGGCGGACGCGACGTGAGCGCCGAGATCCGGACTCCGCGCGTGAACGAGCACGTTTCGCGGATGGCCGCCGTCCCCACCGTGCGCGAGTGGCTGATGGACGCCCTGCGCGAATCCGGCGCGCGCGGCGGGCTGGTGGCCGACGGGCGCGACATCGGCACCGTGGTGTTTCCCGAAGCCGAGCTCAAGGCGTACCTGATCGCCGACGCCGAGGAGCGCGCCCGGCGCCGGCTGATGGAGCAGGGCGAGGCGGACCTGTCCGAGCAGCACGTGCGGGTGGAAGCCGCGCGGCTGCAGGGGCGCGACGAGCTGGACAGCAACCGCGCCGCCGCGCCGCTGCGGCAGGCCGAAGACGCGGTGGTCATCGACACCACGCACCTGACGCTGGAGCAGCAGGTGCAGCGCATCGTGGAGCTTGCGCGCGAGCGGGGCGGGGTTGACCCGAACGGAGAAGTGGCGTAA
- the aroA gene encoding 3-phosphoshikimate 1-carboxyvinyltransferase has protein sequence MKLHVSGDVTVPGDKSMTHRALMFSAVADGESRLRGLLPGADCRSTASVLHALGVDVPAPPADGSEIRVVGRGIGAWAEPREWLDCGNSGTTARLMMGLLASRPFNATLTGDESLRNRPMRRITAPLERMGARFQELGGAGTLPIEVGGGDLRPLHYASPKASAQIKSAVLLAGLGAGVPVSVTEPILSRDHTERMLRALGEFVQTSVADGAVHVSLTPSGRALPQLDLSVPGDPSSAAFLVALALLADEGELRIRDVCVNPTRTGFFELVARMGARVARENQREEGGELVADLVVRPARLRGIDVGGKEVPAAIDEIPMLAVLAACAEGETRITGAGELRVKETDRIAAVAGNLRALGVDAEELEDGLVVRGTDRPLSGAVRSFDDHRIAMAFGVLGARPENAIEIDDRAVVDVSFPGFWELLDRVTGHSAH, from the coding sequence ATGAAGCTGCACGTGTCCGGCGACGTCACCGTTCCGGGCGACAAGTCCATGACGCACCGCGCGCTTATGTTCAGCGCCGTGGCGGACGGCGAAAGCCGCCTGCGCGGCCTGCTGCCGGGCGCGGACTGCCGGAGTACCGCGTCCGTGCTGCACGCGCTGGGCGTGGACGTTCCCGCCCCGCCGGCGGACGGCTCCGAGATCCGCGTCGTGGGACGGGGGATCGGCGCGTGGGCGGAGCCGCGCGAGTGGCTGGACTGCGGCAACAGCGGAACGACGGCGCGGCTGATGATGGGGCTTCTCGCCTCGCGCCCGTTCAACGCGACGCTCACGGGCGACGAGTCGCTGCGCAACCGCCCGATGCGCCGCATCACCGCCCCGCTCGAGCGGATGGGCGCGCGATTTCAGGAGTTGGGCGGAGCCGGCACCCTGCCCATCGAAGTCGGCGGCGGGGACCTTCGCCCGCTGCACTACGCATCGCCAAAGGCCAGCGCGCAGATCAAGAGCGCGGTCCTGCTGGCCGGCCTGGGCGCGGGCGTGCCCGTCTCCGTCACCGAGCCCATCCTCTCGCGCGACCACACTGAGCGCATGCTGCGGGCGCTGGGCGAGTTCGTGCAGACTAGCGTGGCGGACGGCGCGGTGCACGTGAGCCTGACGCCCAGCGGACGCGCGCTGCCGCAGCTGGACCTGTCCGTGCCCGGCGACCCGTCGTCCGCCGCGTTCCTCGTCGCCCTCGCCCTGCTGGCGGACGAGGGCGAGCTGCGCATCCGGGACGTCTGCGTGAACCCCACGCGGACGGGGTTCTTCGAGCTCGTCGCGCGCATGGGTGCCCGCGTCGCGCGGGAGAACCAACGTGAGGAGGGCGGCGAGCTGGTCGCGGACCTCGTCGTCCGCCCGGCGCGGCTGCGGGGGATCGACGTAGGCGGGAAAGAGGTGCCGGCCGCCATCGACGAGATTCCCATGCTCGCGGTGCTGGCGGCCTGCGCGGAGGGGGAGACGCGGATCACGGGCGCCGGCGAGCTGCGGGTAAAGGAGACGGACCGCATCGCCGCGGTGGCCGGCAACCTGCGCGCGCTGGGGGTGGATGCGGAGGAGCTGGAGGACGGGCTGGTCGTTCGCGGAACGGACCGGCCGCTCTCGGGCGCGGTGCGATCGTTCGACGACCACCGGATCGCGATGGCGTTCGGGGTGCTGGGGGCCCGCCCGGAGAATGCGATCGAGATCGACGACCGCGCCGTCGTGGACGTGAGCTTCCCGGGGTTCTGGGAGTTGCTGGACAGGGTGACGGGGCACTCGGCCCATTGA
- the hisIE gene encoding bifunctional phosphoribosyl-AMP cyclohydrolase/phosphoribosyl-ATP diphosphatase HisIE, with product MPRTDQITFDERGLVPVVAQDARTGEVLMLAWANAEALQLTHSTGRAHYWSRSRKSLWAKGETSGHVQEVEDVRMDCDGDAVLYRVRQTGPACHTGERSCFHRGIDGEAVGEGADARHMLDRLDEIIAAREQERPEGSYTTYLFAAGIDKVLKKVGEEATETVIAAKNGDNAELRSESADLLFHLMVLWRARGLDAGAVWGELERRFGQAPRPGSTAARASRSADGT from the coding sequence ATGCCCCGGACGGACCAGATCACCTTCGACGAGCGCGGCCTGGTGCCCGTCGTCGCGCAGGACGCGCGCACGGGCGAGGTGCTGATGCTCGCGTGGGCCAACGCCGAAGCGCTGCAGCTCACCCACAGCACCGGCCGCGCCCACTACTGGAGCCGGTCGCGCAAGTCGCTGTGGGCCAAGGGCGAAACCAGCGGCCACGTGCAGGAAGTGGAAGACGTGCGAATGGACTGCGACGGCGACGCCGTGCTCTACCGCGTGCGGCAGACAGGCCCCGCCTGCCACACCGGCGAGCGCAGCTGCTTCCATCGCGGGATCGACGGCGAGGCGGTGGGCGAAGGGGCGGACGCGCGCCACATGCTGGACCGGCTGGACGAGATCATCGCCGCGCGCGAGCAGGAGCGCCCCGAGGGCTCGTACACCACCTACCTGTTCGCCGCGGGGATCGACAAGGTGCTCAAGAAGGTGGGCGAAGAGGCCACGGAAACGGTGATCGCCGCCAAGAACGGCGACAACGCCGAGCTCCGCAGCGAATCCGCCGACCTGCTCTTTCACCTGATGGTGCTGTGGCGCGCCCGCGGCCTGGACGCAGGCGCGGTGTGGGGCGAGCTGGAGCGCCGCTTCGGGCAGGCGCCGCGCCCCGGCAGCACCGCGGCGCGCGCCAGCCGGTCGGCGGACGGCACCTGA